Part of the Candidatus Thermokryptus mobilis genome is shown below.
CCAGACAATGGGATTTTGGATTTCGTTTTGAGTGAGGTTGAAGTTTTGAAATCCGTTTATGTTGAGAATAAAAGTTATTTCCTTGAAAATATCAGCACCACATTTCACGGTAGGGATATCTTTGCGCCTGTTGCGGCGTATATTTCGCGAGGTGTTGATTTAGGTGAACTTGGAGAGGAGGCAAGTTTTAGAAAACCTGAAGGTATATTCGTTGAGGCATCAACCCCTGGCGATTACATTGGTGAGGTCATTTATATAGACAGATTTGGGAATTTGATAACTAACATAAAACCAACCGCTGATATTGATGGGGAAGTGAAAATAAAAGAGTATATCATTGAAAAAATTTCAAAAACTTATGCTGATGTCAAATCAGGGCAACTTCTTGCCTTGATTGACAGTAGCGGTCTTCTTGAAATAGGAGTTAGAAATGGTAACGCAAAGGAACTGACAAAAGCAGATTATGGTGAGAAAGTTTTTTTGAAAGTTAAGAAGATATGAGTTATATTTTTAAAAAAGTTAATTTGCGTAATGTCACGCTTCAGTTTAATTATTGTTTCCCTGTTTTTATCGTTGTCCT
Proteins encoded:
- a CDS encoding SAM hydrolase/SAM-dependent halogenase family protein gives rise to the protein MLIALLTDFGNRDWFVGVMKGVILKINPNVNVVDLSHEVAPQNVKEAGFILWNAYRFFPKGTIFVCVVDPTVGSDRKIIAVQTKEHIFIAPDNGILDFVLSEVEVLKSVYVENKSYFLENISTTFHGRDIFAPVAAYISRGVDLGELGEEASFRKPEGIFVEASTPGDYIGEVIYIDRFGNLITNIKPTADIDGEVKIKEYIIEKISKTYADVKSGQLLALIDSSGLLEIGVRNGNAKELTKADYGEKVFLKVKKI